In Quercus robur chromosome 10, dhQueRobu3.1, whole genome shotgun sequence, a genomic segment contains:
- the LOC126703990 gene encoding uncharacterized protein LOC126703990 — MLVDYYTELFTSSNPMDFSEITEAIQPKVSQEMNSRLLREFQPGEVFQALKQTYPLKAPGPDGMPPLFFQHFWPTVGDVVSKSVLDFLNSGIIPPNFNATHIVLVPKNKSPKRVSDYRPISLCNVIYKLASKTLANRLKKILPSIISDSQSAFVNGRLITDNVLVAFECMHHISQRKTGSTGEMAIKLDMSKAFDRVEWACLDKIMEKLGFHQRWRALVMQCVSSVTYSVRLNGKPRGHIVPTRGLLQGDPLSPYLFLLCAEGLLALIKGAVSKGSVKGFAVCRRGPSISHLFFADDSIIFCKASLGDCDALHRILAVYELASGQQLNRAKTSLFFSPNTKPEIKNEIQARFGAQVGNGKSIHIWQDRWLPTPSQYKVISPPFLLHPAARVEELIDPVTREWKMELIHRIFLPHEADIIGGIVLSSNLPKDMQIWAATTNGRFNVRSAYWLAMEPTLGNGASSTSDNSNMRKFWKYLWSINIPHKVKHFAWRACKEILPTKENLKRRKVIENSDCDNCLSHEESTGHLFWSCSQSQEIWAISKLFPKIYDWPVLSFLDLLWFIVVVEQWDQYRVEKEYQACCMKVEEHRPSLVVNWTPPPPQHYKINVDGAVFGAQKAAGIGILVRDAEGRVIGACSKKIKAPLGAVEVEAKALEVGVQFAKDLLIHDILLESDSLNLINALKELAPPPASVAAVLYGVLASLHDFCSVELSHVCRLGNRPAHLLAKHALGIADFSTWIEENPCFIEQALLYDVLVPHL, encoded by the exons ATGCTAGTGGACTACTATACTGAGCTCTTCACTTCATCAAATCCTATGGACTTCTCGGAGATCACTGAGGCAATACAACCGAAAGTCTCCCAGGAAATGAACTCTAGGCTACTCAGGGAATTCCAACCGGGGGAAGTATTCCAAGCCTTGAAGCAAACGTACCCTCTGAAAGCTCCTGGACCCGACGGTATGCCTCCCCTCTTTTTTCAGCATTTTTGGCCTACTGTGGGCGATGTGGTTTCTAAATCTGTGCTTGACTTTCTTAACTCTGGCATTATACCCCCAAATTTCAATGCTACTCACAttgttttagtccctaaaaataaaagtcctAAGAGAGTTTCAGATTATAGACCTATAAGTCTATGTAATGTAATCTACAAACTAGCTTCTAAAACATTGGCTAATAGACTGAAGAAAATCTTACCTTCTATCATCAGTGACTCACAAAGTGCCTTTGTTAATGGTAGATTGATTACTGACAATGTTTTAGTAGCATTTGAATGTATGCATCATATTAGCCAGAGAAAAACAGGGTCCACTGGTGAGATGGCGATTAAGCTCGACATGAGCAAAGCGTTTGATAGAGTGGAATGGGCTTGTCTTGATAAGATCATGGAGAAGCTGGGTTTCCACCAAAGGTGGAGGGCTTTAGTGATGCAATGTGTTTCCTCGGTCACCTATTCCGTTCGATTAAACGGTAAACCAAGGGGTCATATAGTTCCTACAAGGGGTCTGCTCCAGGGGGATCCACTCTCCCCCTATCTCTTCTTGTTGTGTGCTGAGGGCCTTTTGGCCTTGATCAAAGGTGCTGTGTCCAAAGGTAGTGTAAAGGGTTTTGCGGTGTGTAGAAGAGGCCCTAGCATTTCTCATCTGTTTTTCGCAGACGATAGTATTATTTTCTGCAAAGCATCGTTGGGGGATTGTGATGCTCTTCACCGTATTCTTGCGGTGTATGAGTTGGCTTCTGGGCAACAACTGAATAGGGCCAAAACATCTTTGTTCTTTAGCCCCAACACGAAACCTGAAATCAAAAATGAAATTCAAGCTAGATTTGGGGCTCAG GTGGGTAATGGAAAGAGTATTCACATATGGCAAGATAGGTGGTTACCCACTCCTTCCCAGTACAAAGTGATTTCCCCTCCCTTTCTGTTACATCCTGCTGCTCGGGTTGAGGAGCTGATTGATCCTGTGACTAGGGAATGGAAAATGGAGCTTATCCATAGGATTTTCCTCCCTCATGAAGCAGATATCATTGGGGGTATTGTTTTAAGCTCTAATCTCCCTAAGGATATGCAGATTTGGGCAGCTACCACAAATGGTAGGTTCAATGTTAGGAGTGCATATTGGCTGGCTATGGAACCAACTCTAGGGAATGGTGCTTCCTCGACCTCGGATAACAGCAATATGAGGAAGTTTTGGAAGTACCTTTGGAGTATCAACATTCCCCACAAGGTTAAACATTTCGCCTGGCGCGCATGCAAGGAAATTCTTCCCACCAAAGAAAACTTGAAGAGAAGGAAAGTAATTGAGAATAGCGATTGTGATAACTGCTTGTCTCATGAGGAGTCCACGGGCCACCTCTTTTGGAGTTGTAGCCAGTCCCAAGAAATTTGGGCTATTTCGAAACTCTTCCCCAAAATCTATGATTGGCCTGTATTATCCTTTTTGGACTTACTGTGGTTCATTGTTGTGGTTGAACAATGGGATCAGTATCGAGTGGAGAAG GAGTATCAAGCCTGCTGCATGAAGGTGGAAGAGCACAGACCAAGCTTGGTTGTGAATTGGACCCCTCCACCCCCTCAGCATTACAAAATAAATGTTGACGGTGCGGTTTTTGGGGCTCAAAAAGCTGCTGGGATTGGAATTCTGGTCCGTGATGCAGAGGGCAGAGTAATTGGAGCttgtagtaaaaaaattaaggctCCTCTTGGAGCTGTGGAGGTGGAAGCCAAAGCTTTGGAGGTTGGCGTTCAGTTTGCAAAAGACTTACTTATCCATGACATTCTCCTTGAAAGTGATTCACTGAACTTGATCAATGCTTTAAAGGAATTGGCCCCTCCCCCTGCTTCTGTTGCTGCTGTATTGTATGGTGTCCTTGCATCCCTTCATGATTTTTGTAGTGTGGAGTTGTCTCATGTCTGCAGGCTTGGCAATAGGCCAGCCCACCTACTAGCAAAGCATGCCTTAGGCATTGCAGATTTTTCTACTTGGATAGAGGAGAACCCTTGTTTTATTGAACAAGCTCTTCTATATGATGTTCTTGTTCCCCATCTTTGA